One genomic window of Caldivirga maquilingensis IC-167 includes the following:
- a CDS encoding ABC transporter ATP-binding protein produces the protein MAFIECRDVWKYYGDYPALREVDLTINEGEFHCVIGPSGSGKTTLLSLIGGLDRVSKGYLRVGSYELHNLGDSELDEYRNKYVGFVFQLFYLIPRMNVVENVELPLIARGVGLRERRKLALEALEAVGMRDKAYRKPSQLSGGEQQRVAIARAIVTRPRLLLADEPTGNLDSKSAVNVMEIFRRLNHELGMTIIMVTHNLELIRYCHRVSRISDGRITRTYSVSEAKNYDELIRELAE, from the coding sequence ATGGCGTTCATTGAGTGTAGGGATGTTTGGAAGTACTACGGCGATTACCCAGCCTTAAGGGAAGTTGATTTAACAATCAATGAGGGTGAATTCCACTGCGTAATCGGACCCAGTGGTAGTGGTAAAACCACATTACTAAGCCTAATAGGTGGTCTTGATAGGGTTAGTAAAGGTTATTTGAGGGTGGGGTCTTATGAGCTTCATAATCTCGGTGATAGTGAACTAGATGAATACAGGAATAAGTACGTTGGCTTCGTCTTTCAATTATTCTACCTAATACCACGCATGAATGTTGTTGAGAACGTTGAATTACCATTAATAGCCAGGGGAGTTGGTTTAAGGGAGAGGAGGAAGCTGGCTCTTGAGGCGCTTGAGGCTGTGGGTATGAGGGATAAGGCCTACAGGAAGCCAAGTCAATTAAGTGGTGGTGAACAGCAGAGGGTCGCTATTGCAAGGGCTATTGTAACTCGACCAAGGCTACTCCTTGCTGATGAACCAACAGGTAACCTTGATAGCAAGTCAGCTGTTAATGTAATGGAGATCTTCAGGAGGCTTAACCATGAGTTAGGAATGACTATAATAATGGTTACTCACAACCTTGAGCTAATTAGGTACTGTCACAGGGTCTCAAGGATAAGCGACGGTAGAATAACCAGAACCTACAGTGTCTCTGAGGCCAAGAACTACGATGAGTTAATTAGAGAATTAGCTGAGTGA
- a CDS encoding D-aminoacyl-tRNA deacylase codes for MKIGLIVSRVDEASIGIWSMLKGMVKFKEINTNEYSSDLALALVSDKDIVYVDEADEWARVNDIDLLLFLSRHEMKNPKPLITFHTPGNWTNDVELGGKPGQVAISEPRVLTNLFREAYRRIGELNGYSVTLEATHHGPFVDKPVVFVEIGSTSNEWRDPKAQEFLASLVFDLLNNTDKYINDGKDAAVSIGDLHYTTLVNHIINGEYDVGHMVPKYIKPTPTIIKMAVERNTVRPRIGIIHWKSLDAESRVMSEKELSNLGLTVIKRR; via the coding sequence ATGAAGATTGGGTTAATAGTATCTAGGGTTGATGAAGCCTCCATAGGTATTTGGAGCATGCTTAAAGGCATGGTTAAGTTCAAGGAGATTAACACTAATGAGTATTCATCAGACCTAGCCCTAGCCTTAGTCTCAGATAAGGATATAGTGTACGTTGATGAGGCTGATGAATGGGCTAGGGTTAATGACATAGATTTATTATTATTCCTAAGTAGGCATGAGATGAAGAATCCTAAACCACTTATAACATTCCACACCCCGGGCAACTGGACTAATGACGTTGAGTTAGGTGGTAAACCGGGTCAAGTAGCCATTAGTGAACCAAGGGTACTCACTAACCTGTTTAGGGAAGCGTATAGGAGGATTGGGGAGTTAAACGGCTACTCAGTTACCCTGGAGGCTACTCATCACGGTCCCTTTGTTGATAAACCAGTAGTTTTCGTAGAAATCGGCTCCACAAGCAATGAGTGGAGGGATCCTAAGGCTCAGGAATTCCTGGCGTCACTGGTTTTTGACCTCCTTAACAACACTGATAAGTATATTAATGATGGTAAGGATGCCGCAGTATCAATAGGTGACCTACACTACACAACACTGGTTAACCACATAATTAATGGTGAATATGATGTAGGCCACATGGTACCTAAGTACATTAAACCCACACCCACAATTATTAAGATGGCTGTTGAACGCAACACCGTTAGACCGAGGATAGGTATAATACACTGGAAGTCGCTGGATGCTGAATCAAGGGTGATGTCGGAGAAGGAGCTTAGTAATCTTGGGTTAACTGTGATTAAGAGGAGGTAA